A genomic window from Desulfovibrio sp. X2 includes:
- the flgB gene encoding flagellar basal body rod protein FlgB — translation MELMERYMNVSAKVMDLQLDRQNLVTSNLANIETPRYRPRRIEFEKELQQALNQDMRGRLTRTSPEHMPAAFAPGTFDRPVGEEFQPRYVYGEDRVDLDKEMTILNKNQLEYNTLTTVVQHSFQELSKIVTEGSR, via the coding sequence ATGGAACTCATGGAAAGATACATGAACGTCAGCGCGAAGGTCATGGACCTTCAGCTCGATCGTCAAAATCTCGTCACGTCCAATCTGGCGAACATCGAGACGCCCCGCTACCGGCCCAGGCGCATCGAGTTCGAGAAGGAGCTGCAGCAGGCGCTGAACCAGGACATGCGCGGCCGCCTGACCAGGACGAGCCCCGAGCACATGCCCGCCGCCTTCGCGCCCGGCACCTTCGACCGCCCGGTGGGCGAGGAGTTCCAGCCCCGCTACGTCTACGGCGAGGACAGGGTCGACCTGGACAAGGAGATGACCATCCTGAACAAGAACCAGCTCGAGTACAACACCCTGACCACGGTGGTGCAGCACAGCTTCCAGGAGCTGAGCAAGATCGTCACGGAGGGCAGCAGGTAA
- a CDS encoding MGS domain protein: MDLLPVSRALLSVTDKSGLADFARFLVQHGVELVSTGGTKKLLSGEGLPVTGVSEVTGFPEIMGGRVKTLHPAIHGGILADKDNPDHLATLSELSIKPFDLICVNLYDFADAARKGLALKDAVEQIDVGGPTMLRASAKNYHSILVVPDPAFYKRICDELADNGMRVSLALRKELAAETFRRISRYDALIADYLFQHEG, translated from the coding sequence ATGGATCTTCTGCCCGTCAGCCGGGCTCTGCTGAGCGTCACCGACAAGAGCGGCCTGGCCGATTTCGCCCGTTTTCTGGTCCAGCACGGCGTGGAGCTGGTCTCCACCGGCGGCACCAAGAAGCTGCTCTCCGGCGAGGGGCTGCCCGTCACCGGAGTGAGCGAGGTCACCGGCTTCCCCGAGATCATGGGCGGCCGCGTCAAGACGCTGCACCCGGCCATCCACGGCGGAATCCTGGCGGACAAGGACAACCCCGACCATCTCGCCACGCTCTCCGAGCTGTCCATCAAGCCCTTCGACCTGATCTGCGTGAACCTCTACGACTTCGCGGACGCCGCCCGGAAGGGGCTGGCGCTGAAGGACGCCGTGGAGCAGATCGACGTGGGCGGACCGACCATGCTGCGGGCCTCGGCCAAGAACTACCACTCCATCCTGGTCGTGCCCGACCCCGCCTTCTACAAGCGCATCTGCGACGAGCTGGCCGACAACGGCATGCGCGTCTCCCTGGCCCTGCGCAAGGAGCTGGCCGCCGAGACGTTCAGGCGCATCAGCCGCTACGACGCCCTGATCGCGGATTATCTTTTCCAGCACGAGGGATAG
- the fliE gene encoding flagellar hook-basal body complex protein FliE: MAITAIGSAALKAYGQNIQSMQQSRQKIESQMPQKTAKTEDFSTTLTDSLKEVNQMQIHGQNMVEEFATGKETNVHELMIQLQKANLAVNLTSAVRNKIMSAYQEMMKIQM; encoded by the coding sequence ATGGCCATCACCGCAATCGGCAGCGCCGCCCTCAAGGCCTACGGCCAGAACATCCAGTCCATGCAGCAGAGCCGGCAGAAGATCGAGTCCCAGATGCCGCAGAAGACGGCCAAGACCGAGGACTTCTCCACGACCCTCACGGACTCCCTCAAAGAGGTCAACCAGATGCAGATCCACGGCCAGAACATGGTCGAGGAGTTCGCCACGGGCAAGGAAACCAACGTGCACGAGCTGATGATCCAGCTGCAGAAGGCCAACCTCGCGGTCAACCTGACCTCCGCGGTGCGCAACAAGATCATGTCGGCCTATCAGGAAATGATGAAGATCCAGATGTAG
- the plsY gene encoding glycerol-3-phosphate 1-O-acyltransferase PlsY, with amino-acid sequence MILNFGWLIMTYVLGSIPFGLFIAKMVCGIDPREHGSRNIGATNVARLCGTRYGVAALALDLLKGFLPVWAATRFSHGWFFLSLCALAAVVGHMYSCFLGGRGGKGFATTIGAFLALAPWTVILSVALCIATIASSGFVSLGALVFGAALPLLLLLGGSFGFVPAGLVAMTLLYWKHRENIVRLARGEENPWRRGKTVATEDVEG; translated from the coding sequence ATGATCCTCAACTTCGGCTGGCTGATCATGACCTACGTCCTGGGCTCGATCCCCTTCGGCCTGTTCATCGCCAAGATGGTCTGCGGGATCGACCCGCGCGAGCACGGCTCGCGCAACATAGGCGCGACCAACGTGGCCAGGCTGTGCGGCACCAGATACGGCGTGGCCGCCCTGGCCCTGGACCTGCTCAAGGGATTCCTGCCCGTGTGGGCCGCCACCCGCTTCAGCCACGGCTGGTTCTTCCTCTCGCTGTGCGCCCTGGCGGCCGTGGTCGGCCACATGTACTCGTGCTTTTTGGGCGGCAGGGGAGGCAAGGGCTTCGCCACGACCATCGGCGCCTTCCTGGCCCTGGCCCCCTGGACCGTGATCCTCTCCGTGGCGCTGTGCATCGCGACCATCGCCTCCTCGGGCTTCGTCTCCCTGGGCGCCCTGGTCTTCGGCGCGGCCCTGCCCCTGCTCCTGCTGCTCGGCGGCAGCTTCGGCTTCGTCCCGGCCGGGCTCGTGGCCATGACCCTGCTCTACTGGAAGCACCGCGAGAACATCGTGCGCCTCGCGCGCGGCGAGGAGAACCCCTGGCGCCGCGGCAAGACCGTCGCGACCGAGGACGTCGAGGGCTAG
- a CDS encoding lipopolysaccharide assembly protein LapB, which translates to MSHLDYEINKELGECYLFMGDLEKAEEYYAKAIGSNGVHPDPYLGLATIAVQRGDLANALGLYQKADSIESNDKSLAGMALVESETGQNASAFVHFAKALDVNPSNLIALFGLVRMGHATGRLAEVVPYLEGFLAIDPAKHDVRFSLAGCRMCLGDVEGAAAELRLILDSDPGNGPAKELYAHIRQAA; encoded by the coding sequence ATGAGTCACTTGGATTACGAGATCAACAAGGAACTCGGTGAGTGCTATCTCTTCATGGGAGACCTGGAGAAGGCCGAAGAGTATTACGCCAAGGCCATCGGCTCCAACGGCGTGCACCCCGATCCCTACCTCGGTCTGGCGACCATCGCCGTGCAGCGCGGCGATCTCGCCAATGCCCTCGGCCTCTACCAGAAGGCCGACTCCATCGAGAGCAACGACAAATCTCTGGCCGGCATGGCGCTGGTCGAGTCCGAAACCGGGCAGAACGCGTCCGCCTTCGTGCACTTCGCCAAGGCGTTGGACGTCAATCCGTCCAACCTGATCGCCCTTTTCGGACTGGTCCGCATGGGCCACGCCACCGGCCGCCTGGCCGAGGTCGTGCCGTACCTGGAAGGCTTCCTGGCCATCGACCCGGCCAAGCACGACGTCCGCTTCTCGCTCGCGGGATGCCGGATGTGCCTGGGCGACGTCGAGGGCGCGGCCGCCGAGCTGCGCCTGATCCTGGACAGCGATCCGGGCAACGGCCCCGCCAAGGAGCTGTACGCGCACATCCGCCAGGCGGCGTAA
- the fliG gene encoding flagellar motor switch protein FliG → MAQQQSAFSGPQKSAILLLALGEKFTAEAFKRMERAEIATVSKAMLQMESVPKEQVEEVLREYNETLAYGHELLMGGPEQVKRLLTKALDGDTAKYIMDQLDLEAGPAPFRELENVSPRILAQILRNEHPQTLALILGHLHPDQAAELLQSLPAGVRAEVLMRLAKLEAVAEEMLMEVDKVLQSQLIAMGGKEGKKVGGVNSVAEILNAVDRQTEEEVLSEIEEESAQMAEEIRNLMFVFEDVKALDDRSIRELLKEVSNDELTLALKGASDDLKEKFFKNLSERAATMIKEDLEIMGPVRLADVEGAQQNVVKAVRRLEAEGRIVVGRGSGDVFI, encoded by the coding sequence ATGGCGCAGCAGCAGAGCGCTTTCTCCGGACCGCAGAAATCCGCGATCCTGCTCCTCGCCCTGGGCGAGAAGTTCACCGCCGAGGCCTTCAAGCGCATGGAACGCGCCGAGATCGCCACGGTCTCCAAGGCCATGCTCCAAATGGAGTCCGTGCCCAAGGAGCAGGTGGAAGAGGTCCTGCGCGAGTACAACGAGACCCTGGCCTACGGCCACGAGCTGCTCATGGGCGGCCCGGAGCAGGTCAAGCGGCTGCTGACCAAGGCCCTGGACGGCGACACCGCGAAATACATCATGGACCAGCTCGACCTCGAGGCAGGGCCCGCGCCCTTCCGCGAGCTCGAGAACGTCTCCCCGCGCATCCTGGCGCAGATCCTGCGCAACGAGCATCCCCAGACCCTGGCCCTGATCCTCGGCCACCTGCACCCGGACCAGGCCGCGGAGCTTCTGCAGAGCCTGCCCGCCGGCGTGCGCGCCGAGGTCCTCATGCGCCTGGCCAAGCTCGAGGCCGTGGCCGAGGAGATGCTCATGGAGGTCGACAAGGTGCTGCAGTCGCAGCTCATCGCCATGGGCGGCAAGGAAGGCAAGAAGGTCGGCGGCGTCAACTCCGTGGCGGAGATCCTGAACGCCGTGGACCGCCAGACCGAGGAGGAGGTCCTCTCCGAGATCGAGGAGGAGTCCGCCCAGATGGCCGAGGAGATCAGGAACCTCATGTTCGTCTTCGAGGACGTGAAGGCCCTGGACGACCGCTCCATCCGCGAACTCCTGAAGGAGGTCTCCAACGACGAACTGACCCTGGCGCTCAAGGGCGCCTCGGACGACCTCAAGGAGAAGTTCTTCAAGAACCTGTCCGAACGCGCCGCGACCATGATCAAGGAAGACCTGGAGATCATGGGTCCCGTGCGCCTGGCCGACGTGGAAGGCGCGCAGCAGAACGTGGTCAAGGCCGTGCGCAGGCTCGAGGCCGAGGGCCGCATAGTCGTGGGCAGGGGCTCGGGCGATGTCTTCATCTAG
- a CDS encoding FliI/YscN family ATPase, producing MRLLGNTEPSKSYGKVTKVVGLIAEGRGVKAPLGSVCHLLPEEKSGEGIPAEVVGFRDGALLFLPYSELRGIRPGSLIQNSSLPPLMPVGKGFLGRAVDAFGQPLDRSGAIAPDDYYPLYNEPPNPLDRPRISERLDVGVRAVNSLLTLGKGQRVGIMAGSGVGKSTLLGMMARYTKADVNVICLVGERGREVVEFMERDLGPEGMKRSVLVIATSDQSPLVRMRCAYAATAMAEHFRDQGKDVLLMMDSVTRFCMAGREVGLAAGEPPTRGGYTPSVFSALPKLLERAGRNALGSITGIYTVLVDGDDLTEPIADATRSILDGHIVLTRDLADQGHYPSIDVLRSVSRLRSDITSKPEQHAGRVLIRNLSAYRRVEDMINIGAYARGSNPEIDLAISMVGPINDFLRQLVDDPSPMDDSMSRMVALAVKADPQAGQQQPQGQPQQPAKTAKPQPKQQKVQPQQPQKPPGFKK from the coding sequence ATGCGCCTTCTGGGCAACACCGAGCCCTCCAAGTCCTACGGCAAGGTCACCAAGGTCGTGGGCCTCATCGCCGAGGGCCGGGGCGTCAAGGCCCCGCTCGGCTCGGTCTGCCACCTCCTGCCCGAGGAGAAGTCCGGCGAGGGCATCCCGGCCGAGGTCGTGGGGTTCCGCGACGGCGCCCTGCTCTTCCTGCCCTACTCGGAGCTGCGCGGCATCCGCCCGGGCTCGCTCATCCAGAATTCCTCCCTGCCGCCGCTCATGCCCGTGGGCAAGGGCTTCCTCGGCCGCGCCGTGGACGCCTTCGGCCAGCCCCTGGACCGCAGCGGGGCCATCGCGCCGGACGACTACTACCCGCTGTACAACGAGCCGCCCAACCCCCTGGACCGCCCCCGCATCTCCGAGCGCCTGGACGTGGGCGTGCGCGCGGTCAACAGCCTGCTGACGCTCGGCAAGGGCCAGCGCGTGGGCATCATGGCGGGCTCGGGCGTGGGCAAGTCCACCCTGCTCGGCATGATGGCCCGCTACACCAAGGCCGACGTCAACGTCATCTGCCTGGTGGGCGAGCGCGGCCGCGAGGTGGTGGAGTTCATGGAGCGCGACCTGGGCCCCGAGGGCATGAAGCGCTCGGTGCTGGTCATCGCCACCTCGGACCAGTCGCCGCTGGTGCGCATGCGCTGCGCCTACGCGGCCACGGCCATGGCCGAACATTTCCGCGACCAGGGCAAGGACGTGCTCCTGATGATGGACTCCGTGACCCGCTTCTGCATGGCGGGCCGCGAGGTGGGCCTGGCCGCGGGCGAGCCGCCCACGCGCGGCGGCTACACGCCCTCGGTCTTCTCGGCCCTGCCCAAGCTCCTGGAGCGCGCCGGGCGCAACGCGCTCGGCTCCATCACCGGCATCTACACCGTGCTCGTGGACGGCGACGACCTGACCGAGCCCATCGCGGACGCCACCCGCTCCATCCTCGACGGCCACATCGTGCTCACACGCGACCTCGCGGACCAGGGCCACTACCCGTCCATCGACGTGCTGCGCTCGGTCTCCAGGCTTCGCTCGGACATCACCTCCAAGCCCGAGCAGCACGCGGGCCGCGTGCTCATCAGGAACCTTTCCGCCTACCGCCGCGTGGAGGACATGATCAACATCGGCGCCTACGCGCGCGGCTCCAACCCGGAGATCGACCTGGCCATCTCCATGGTCGGCCCCATCAACGACTTCCTGCGCCAGCTGGTGGACGATCCCTCGCCCATGGACGACAGCATGAGCCGCATGGTGGCCCTGGCGGTCAAGGCCGATCCCCAGGCCGGGCAGCAGCAGCCGCAAGGCCAGCCTCAGCAGCCCGCGAAGACCGCCAAGCCGCAGCCGAAGCAGCAGAAAGTCCAGCCCCAGCAGCCCCAGAAGCCGCCCGGCTTCAAGAAGTAG
- a CDS encoding V-type ATP synthase subunit E family protein codes for MSSSSDKEAGGSKGLGPITGRVFLGVDTPGPDMATIQELEGKRKLVWDQATNTELVERVKQKARSMAREILEEARAEAERIKEAARGEGFQQGLEQAREQVEQEQTALAEAVGNALSAIRGQARQVWTAQRADFVALIRMAVEKTVNAEMSERRREILENLVDQALETIDSMRGLTIRARPEEAELLTAILNHVAERFPELKSYRVKPDESLTLGGMVIESADGMVDNTLATRWAAVEKIFAHLEQSDPGQAPAFPDEPAPASNAAPGGKE; via the coding sequence ATGTCTTCATCTAGCGACAAGGAAGCCGGCGGCTCCAAGGGGCTCGGCCCCATCACCGGCCGCGTCTTCCTGGGCGTGGACACGCCCGGGCCGGACATGGCCACCATCCAGGAGCTCGAGGGCAAGCGCAAGCTCGTCTGGGACCAGGCGACCAACACCGAGCTCGTGGAGCGGGTCAAGCAGAAGGCCCGGTCCATGGCCCGCGAGATCCTGGAGGAGGCCCGCGCCGAGGCCGAGAGGATCAAGGAGGCCGCGCGCGGCGAGGGCTTCCAGCAGGGGCTCGAGCAGGCGCGCGAGCAGGTGGAGCAGGAGCAGACCGCCCTGGCCGAGGCCGTGGGCAACGCCCTCTCCGCCATCCGCGGCCAGGCCCGCCAGGTCTGGACGGCGCAGCGCGCCGACTTCGTCGCCCTCATCCGCATGGCCGTGGAGAAGACCGTGAACGCGGAGATGTCCGAGCGCCGCCGCGAGATCCTGGAAAATCTCGTGGACCAGGCGCTGGAGACCATCGACTCCATGCGCGGCCTGACCATCCGCGCCCGGCCCGAGGAGGCCGAGCTGCTGACGGCCATCCTGAACCACGTGGCCGAACGCTTCCCCGAGCTCAAGAGCTACCGCGTGAAGCCCGACGAATCCCTGACGCTCGGCGGCATGGTCATCGAGTCCGCGGACGGCATGGTGGACAACACCCTGGCCACGCGCTGGGCCGCGGTGGAAAAGATCTTCGCCCACTTAGAGCAGAGCGACCCGGGCCAGGCCCCGGCCTTCCCGGACGAGCCCGCCCCGGCATCCAACGCGGCCCCCGGCGGCAAGGAATAG
- the flgC gene encoding flagellar basal body rod protein FlgC yields the protein MDFMTALDVAASGMGAQRSYLNVISMNLANMNTTRTAEGGPYVRKSVSMETTDVYDPFDAHMWDANNRELKGVKIDGIVADKRPFKKVYDPGHPDADKDGFVKYPDINVVEEMANMITAMRSYEANAASVEAAKTMYNKALAIGQG from the coding sequence ATGGACTTCATGACCGCGCTCGACGTCGCGGCCTCCGGCATGGGGGCCCAGAGGTCCTACCTCAACGTCATCTCCATGAACCTGGCGAACATGAACACCACGCGCACGGCCGAGGGCGGCCCCTACGTGCGCAAGTCCGTCTCCATGGAGACCACGGACGTCTACGATCCCTTCGACGCCCACATGTGGGACGCCAACAACCGCGAGCTCAAGGGCGTGAAGATCGACGGCATCGTGGCCGACAAGCGCCCCTTCAAGAAGGTCTACGACCCGGGGCATCCCGACGCCGACAAGGACGGCTTCGTGAAGTACCCGGACATCAACGTGGTCGAGGAGATGGCCAACATGATCACGGCCATGCGCTCCTACGAGGCCAACGCCGCCTCCGTGGAGGCGGCCAAGACCATGTACAACAAGGCGCTGGCCATCGGCCAGGGCTAG
- the fliF gene encoding flagellar basal-body MS-ring/collar protein FliF — protein MPPFVQNTLNTINSFWGKRTASQRILIGGLAASVVIAFVVMVYFLNRPDWKVLYSKLYAEDASRIVTLLQGQKVPYKLSDNGTTILVPADQVYNLRLKIAGDGMVHGQGLGFELFDEVKIGQTDFVQHINYMRALQGELARTIMEFPEVERARVHLSIPSKSLFIEDQIPPSASVILQLREGQKLQQKQLLAISNLVASAVEGLKKSGITIADTRGQVLFHPEDDDSLEGMTTAQLDYKANLEKSLEKRIEQLLLPIVGGPGKVVARVNADVDYSQKTIKRELYDPASSVVRSETRSQESNQGRANIDGGVPDPNFRGDGYNGSLSTQKGERETRTTNYEINKEEQQIVDAVGELKRLSIAVIVDGTYKDGGKAGEGQKVFVPRSAEQMTQIKQLVENAVGFEQKRGDSIEVTSVSFGGPDLFAEPSLLQTMLEYMQRLGKPFLNGLLIFLFLILVVRPVVLALIKPRVAEEEVEELVSLPDAEERLALEEGVEEEALDLQRRLENAKAQALQLSEQDMDQAVAVLKSWLKQEAA, from the coding sequence ATGCCCCCCTTCGTGCAAAACACCCTGAACACGATCAACTCCTTCTGGGGCAAGCGCACCGCTTCGCAGCGCATCCTCATCGGGGGCCTGGCGGCCTCGGTGGTCATCGCCTTCGTGGTCATGGTCTACTTCCTCAACAGGCCCGACTGGAAGGTCCTCTACTCCAAGCTCTACGCCGAGGACGCGAGCCGCATCGTGACCCTGCTGCAGGGCCAGAAGGTGCCCTACAAGCTGTCCGACAACGGCACCACCATCCTCGTCCCGGCCGACCAGGTCTACAACCTGCGCCTGAAGATCGCGGGCGACGGCATGGTCCACGGCCAGGGCCTCGGCTTCGAGCTCTTCGACGAGGTCAAGATCGGACAGACGGACTTCGTGCAGCACATCAACTACATGCGCGCGCTGCAGGGCGAACTGGCGCGCACGATCATGGAGTTCCCCGAGGTCGAGAGGGCCCGCGTGCACCTCTCCATCCCGTCGAAGTCCCTGTTCATCGAGGACCAGATCCCGCCCTCCGCCTCGGTCATCCTCCAGCTGCGCGAGGGGCAGAAGCTGCAGCAGAAGCAGCTCCTGGCCATCTCGAACCTGGTGGCCTCGGCCGTGGAGGGGCTCAAGAAGTCCGGCATCACCATCGCGGACACGCGCGGCCAGGTGCTCTTCCATCCCGAGGACGACGACTCCCTGGAAGGCATGACCACGGCCCAGCTCGACTACAAGGCCAACCTCGAGAAGAGCCTCGAGAAGCGCATCGAGCAGCTGCTTCTGCCCATCGTGGGCGGTCCGGGCAAGGTCGTGGCCCGCGTCAACGCCGACGTGGACTACTCGCAGAAGACCATCAAGCGCGAGCTGTACGACCCGGCCTCCTCGGTGGTGCGCTCCGAGACCCGCTCCCAGGAGTCCAACCAGGGCCGCGCCAACATCGACGGCGGCGTGCCCGACCCCAATTTCCGCGGTGACGGCTACAACGGCTCCCTCTCCACCCAGAAGGGCGAGCGCGAGACCCGCACCACCAACTACGAGATCAACAAGGAAGAGCAGCAGATCGTGGACGCCGTGGGAGAGTTGAAACGCCTCTCCATCGCGGTTATCGTCGACGGCACGTACAAGGACGGCGGCAAGGCCGGGGAAGGCCAGAAGGTCTTCGTGCCCAGAAGCGCCGAGCAGATGACGCAGATCAAGCAGCTGGTGGAGAACGCCGTGGGCTTCGAGCAGAAGCGCGGCGACAGCATCGAGGTCACCTCGGTCTCCTTCGGCGGCCCGGACCTCTTCGCCGAGCCGAGCCTGCTGCAGACCATGCTCGAGTACATGCAGCGCCTGGGCAAGCCCTTCCTCAACGGCCTCCTGATCTTCCTCTTCCTCATCCTGGTGGTGCGGCCGGTCGTCCTGGCGCTCATCAAGCCCCGCGTGGCCGAGGAGGAGGTCGAGGAGCTGGTCAGCCTGCCCGATGCCGAGGAGCGCCTGGCGCTCGAGGAAGGCGTCGAGGAAGAGGCGCTCGATCTGCAGCGCCGCCTGGAGAACGCCAAGGCGCAGGCCCTGCAGCTCTCCGAGCAGGACATGGACCAGGCCGTGGCCGTCCTCAAAAGCTGGCTCAAGCAGGAGGCCGCCTAA
- the hflX gene encoding GTPase HflX, with translation MSPEQARELAVLSSGLGRQIGLLLDRQGRPRLVVVGDAHSILIPELGRVRASGGRLRGLRLLHTHLSPDGLSEEDLMDMVFLRLDAVQVLTVGPDGLPGRVQSAHMLPPNPEGKAYDVGSMRPWDRDDTDFTVQAEALEEELARAESARPVTAEGRAVLVHVSPMPRPAQESSLAELRALARTAGLDVADTLTQRVPQVNPRTILGKGKLADLEVAALQAGADVVVFDCELTPAQLRNLGEATERKVIDRSQLILDIFAQRATSRAGKLQVELAQMQYRLPHLVGRGEALSRLMGGIGGRGPGETKLEIDRRRVRERITRVKRELSELRKRRGLRRARRAKAEVPVVALVGYTNAGKSTLLNTLTRSEVLAEDKLFATLDPTSRRIRFPEEREVILTDTVGFIRHLPKELQEAFRATLEELEAADALVLVADAGHAQAAQQIEAVERILEEMELSDIPRVLALNKWDTLDTQAREATAAAYPHGIPIRARDRASLEPLVRAVLDLLSGHQGGIQAGPPRAPRAAEPAVPSGPDDEAAWDDDIPTEYIP, from the coding sequence ATGAGCCCCGAACAGGCCCGCGAGCTCGCCGTGCTCTCCTCCGGGCTCGGCCGCCAGATCGGCCTGCTCCTGGACCGCCAGGGCAGGCCGCGTCTCGTGGTGGTGGGCGACGCCCACTCCATCCTCATTCCCGAGCTCGGCCGCGTGCGCGCCTCGGGCGGCAGGCTCCGGGGCCTGCGCCTCCTGCACACCCACCTTTCCCCCGACGGACTCTCCGAAGAAGACCTCATGGACATGGTCTTCCTGCGCCTGGATGCGGTGCAGGTGCTGACCGTGGGCCCGGACGGCCTGCCCGGCCGGGTGCAGAGCGCCCACATGCTGCCGCCCAACCCCGAGGGCAAGGCCTACGACGTGGGCTCCATGCGGCCCTGGGACCGCGACGACACCGACTTCACCGTCCAGGCCGAGGCCCTGGAGGAGGAGCTGGCCCGCGCCGAGTCCGCGCGTCCGGTGACGGCCGAGGGCCGCGCCGTGCTCGTGCACGTCTCGCCCATGCCGCGGCCCGCCCAGGAGTCCTCCCTGGCCGAGCTGCGCGCCCTGGCGCGCACCGCCGGGCTCGACGTGGCCGACACGCTGACCCAGCGCGTGCCCCAGGTGAACCCGCGCACCATCCTCGGCAAGGGCAAGCTCGCGGACCTCGAGGTCGCCGCGCTGCAGGCCGGGGCGGACGTCGTGGTCTTCGACTGCGAGCTGACCCCGGCGCAACTCAGAAACCTGGGCGAGGCCACGGAGCGCAAGGTCATCGACCGCAGCCAGCTGATCCTGGACATTTTTGCCCAGCGCGCCACGAGCCGGGCGGGCAAGCTGCAGGTGGAGCTGGCGCAGATGCAGTACCGCCTGCCGCACCTCGTGGGCCGGGGCGAGGCGCTCTCGCGTCTCATGGGCGGCATCGGCGGCCGGGGCCCGGGCGAGACCAAGCTCGAGATCGACCGCCGCCGCGTGCGCGAGCGCATCACCCGCGTGAAGCGCGAGCTTTCCGAGCTGCGCAAGCGGCGCGGGCTTCGCCGGGCGCGCCGGGCCAAGGCCGAGGTGCCCGTGGTGGCGCTCGTGGGCTACACCAACGCGGGCAAGTCCACGCTCCTGAACACGCTGACCCGCTCCGAGGTCCTGGCCGAGGACAAGCTCTTCGCCACCCTGGACCCCACCTCGCGCCGCATCCGCTTCCCCGAGGAGCGCGAGGTCATCCTGACCGACACCGTGGGCTTCATCCGCCACCTGCCCAAGGAATTGCAGGAGGCCTTCCGGGCGACCCTGGAGGAGCTCGAGGCCGCGGACGCGCTGGTCCTGGTGGCCGACGCGGGCCATGCCCAGGCCGCGCAGCAGATCGAGGCGGTGGAGCGCATCCTCGAGGAGATGGAGCTTTCCGACATCCCGCGCGTGCTGGCGCTGAACAAGTGGGATACCCTGGACACGCAGGCACGCGAGGCCACGGCCGCGGCCTATCCGCACGGCATTCCCATCCGCGCGCGCGACCGCGCGAGCCTCGAGCCCCTGGTGCGCGCCGTGCTCGACCTGCTTTCCGGCCACCAGGGCGGCATCCAGGCAGGACCGCCCCGCGCCCCGCGCGCGGCCGAACCCGCCGTTCCCTCAGGCCCGGACGACGAAGCCGCCTGGGACGACGACATCCCCACCGAGTACATCCCTTAG
- a CDS encoding DUF6338 family protein produces MDQHLITILFLFIPGFLAMALADALTPAITRSQFDKTVNAAILTLLIFFIYSLFFDALPFTLWTGPAPGGEQSPAIVLRLPNMAGMFAIAVALALLYAWSVTHDAHMRIFRGLGLSNVSARRNAWADAFSGHRRYVIVHLKDGRRILGWPGYFGDGAEDTNIFLTNPSWVTDDNVAENCGDDGMLITPEAGVELVEFVKKQ; encoded by the coding sequence ATGGACCAACATCTCATCACCATCCTTTTTCTGTTCATCCCGGGCTTCCTGGCCATGGCCCTGGCGGACGCGCTCACGCCCGCCATCACGCGCAGCCAGTTCGACAAGACGGTCAACGCGGCCATCCTCACGCTGCTCATCTTCTTCATCTACTCGCTCTTCTTCGACGCCTTGCCCTTCACCCTGTGGACCGGTCCGGCCCCGGGCGGGGAACAGAGCCCGGCCATCGTCCTCAGGCTGCCGAACATGGCAGGCATGTTCGCCATCGCCGTGGCCCTGGCCCTGCTCTACGCCTGGTCGGTGACCCACGACGCGCACATGCGCATCTTCCGCGGCCTGGGCCTCTCCAACGTGAGCGCCAGGCGCAACGCCTGGGCGGACGCCTTTTCAGGCCACCGGCGCTACGTCATCGTGCACCTGAAGGACGGGCGCAGGATCCTCGGCTGGCCCGGCTACTTCGGAGACGGCGCGGAGGACACCAACATCTTCCTGACCAACCCCTCCTGGGTCACGGACGACAACGTCGCCGAGAACTGCGGCGACGACGGCATGCTCATCACCCCCGAGGCGGGCGTCGAGCTGGTGGAGTTCGTGAAGAAGCAGTGA